One part of the Spartinivicinus poritis genome encodes these proteins:
- the pilV gene encoding type IV pilus modification protein PilV, translating into MKIYRQQGIGIMEILISILVLSIGLLGLAGLQAVGLKNNSQSFDRSYAVFLANNILDRIRANPTADYTTGINDAPSVAANSCETGTCNANALRDYDLAQWKCLLGRFNQNGNCVTFTSSVLNPANNQFQNTQLQGLLSDGTGSITRVVTGSTTRYTISIEWADPTNVTDPNDPANTGVNKRSNYTMVTDI; encoded by the coding sequence ATGAAAATTTATCGACAGCAAGGCATTGGGATAATGGAAATATTAATTTCTATTCTTGTGCTATCGATTGGTTTATTGGGTTTGGCAGGATTGCAAGCGGTTGGTTTAAAAAATAATAGCCAGTCTTTTGATAGAAGCTATGCAGTATTTTTGGCAAATAATATTTTAGACAGAATTAGAGCAAACCCTACTGCAGACTATACAACAGGTATTAACGATGCTCCTAGTGTAGCAGCTAATAGCTGTGAAACTGGAACTTGTAATGCCAATGCATTAAGAGATTACGACTTAGCTCAGTGGAAATGTTTATTAGGTCGTTTTAATCAAAATGGAAACTGTGTAACTTTTACCTCAAGTGTATTAAATCCAGCGAATAATCAGTTCCAAAATACTCAGCTACAAGGCTTATTAAGTGATGGTACTGGCTCTATTACAAGAGTCGTTACAGGGAGTACAACCCGTTATACCATCTCAATTGAATGGGCCGATCCAACCAACGTAACAGACCCTAATGATCCAGCCAATACAGGGGTTAACAAGCGCTCTAATTATACTATGGTTACGGATATATGA
- a CDS encoding GspH/FimT family pseudopilin translates to MRTTGFTLIEMLITLAIASILLGVAYPAFNNMINENRLTTTANSFIGALAIARNEAIKRGVQVSVVAKDATDNNNEWGRGWTVQDAANNVIRDFPSLNQQNISLNSTGNINTITFNARGFLATNQDNVDIQIPGSTTSRLVTITRSGVTRIEKL, encoded by the coding sequence ATGCGGACAACAGGTTTTACGCTCATTGAAATGTTAATCACGTTAGCTATTGCTTCTATTCTCTTAGGTGTTGCTTACCCTGCTTTTAATAATATGATTAATGAAAATCGGCTAACTACAACCGCTAATTCTTTTATTGGAGCGTTAGCGATAGCACGTAATGAAGCTATTAAAAGAGGTGTGCAAGTTAGTGTTGTAGCTAAAGATGCAACGGATAATAATAATGAATGGGGGAGAGGCTGGACAGTTCAAGATGCGGCAAATAATGTTATCAGAGACTTTCCCTCATTGAACCAACAAAATATTAGTTTAAATAGTACTGGTAATATTAATACGATTACCTTTAATGCCCGTGGTTTTCTAGCAACTAATCAAGATAACGTTGATATCCAAATACCTGGTAGTACAACCAGCCGTTTGGTAACAATCACTCGCTCTGGTGTTACTCGTATAGAGAAATTATGA